The proteins below are encoded in one region of Terriglobales bacterium:
- the murD gene encoding UDP-N-acetylmuramoyl-L-alanine--D-glutamate ligase, with product MELSGKRVLVVGLGRSGVASASFLQDRGARVTVSDAKPAAELRGEIPSLLDRGITVETGGHGERTFQDQDLIVVSPGVPYDAAPLQQARALGVPIIGEVELAARFLKGRIVAITGSNGKTTTTTLAGQVIGRGGKPTLVGGNIGTPAISLVERSTADGWTVLEVSSFQLETIETFRAHIAAVLNVTPDHLDRHRTFEAYAAAKARVFEKQTAEDFAILNADDATCAAMASGLRSRVYWFSRTKDVEAGAFVRDGQIVWRDKRGERAVMPVTEVPLKGAHNLENVLAAAAMGVLAGVEAEGIRGAVREFKAVEHRLELVARVNGVDYYNDSKATNVDATIKALESFSSGVHLVLGGKDKGSDYSVLGPLIRERVKRVYTIGAAAQKIESQIAGAAPIVQAQTLETAVRRASEGAAAGDIVLLAPACASFDQFENYEHRGRVFKELVATLAARESKQQGVA from the coding sequence ATGGAGTTGAGCGGCAAGCGCGTGCTGGTGGTCGGATTGGGGCGCTCCGGCGTGGCCTCGGCCAGTTTTTTGCAAGACCGCGGCGCGCGCGTCACCGTCTCGGACGCCAAGCCGGCGGCCGAACTGCGGGGCGAAATCCCGTCGCTGCTCGACCGCGGGATCACGGTGGAAACCGGCGGGCACGGCGAGCGCACCTTCCAGGACCAGGACCTGATCGTCGTCAGCCCCGGGGTGCCCTACGACGCGGCGCCGCTCCAGCAGGCGCGGGCGCTGGGTGTGCCGATCATCGGCGAGGTGGAGCTGGCGGCGCGGTTTTTGAAGGGACGAATCGTCGCCATCACCGGTTCTAACGGGAAAACGACGACCACCACGCTTGCCGGCCAGGTGATTGGGCGCGGGGGGAAGCCGACGCTGGTGGGCGGCAACATCGGGACGCCGGCAATTTCGCTGGTCGAGCGCTCGACGGCCGATGGCTGGACGGTGCTGGAGGTGTCCAGCTTTCAGCTGGAGACGATTGAGACTTTCCGGGCGCACATCGCCGCAGTGTTGAACGTCACGCCGGACCATCTGGATCGGCATCGGACGTTTGAGGCGTACGCGGCTGCGAAGGCACGCGTCTTTGAAAAGCAGACCGCTGAAGACTTCGCAATACTCAACGCTGACGATGCGACATGTGCAGCAATGGCTTCCGGCTTGCGCTCGCGCGTGTACTGGTTCAGCCGGACAAAAGACGTCGAGGCGGGCGCCTTCGTGCGCGACGGACAGATTGTGTGGCGTGACAAAAGGGGCGAGCGTGCGGTGATGCCGGTAACAGAGGTTCCGCTGAAGGGCGCGCACAACCTGGAGAACGTGCTGGCGGCGGCCGCCATGGGCGTGCTGGCCGGTGTGGAGGCCGAAGGCATCCGCGGCGCGGTGCGCGAATTCAAGGCAGTGGAGCACCGGCTGGAGTTAGTGGCGCGCGTGAACGGCGTGGACTACTACAACGACTCCAAGGCGACCAATGTGGACGCCACCATCAAGGCGCTGGAGTCCTTTTCTTCGGGAGTGCATTTGGTTCTCGGGGGAAAAGACAAGGGCAGCGACTACTCGGTACTGGGGCCGCTGATTCGCGAGCGCGTGAAGCGCGTGTACACCATTGGCGCGGCGGCGCAGAAGATCGAATCGCAGATCGCGGGCGCGGCGCCCATCGTGCAGGCGCAGACGCTGGAGACGGCGGTGCGCCGCGCGTCGGAAGGCGCGGCCGCGGGCGACATCGTGCTGCTGGCGCCCGCCTGCGCCAGCTTCGACCAGTTCGAGAACTACGAGCATCGCGGGCGCGTGTTCAAAGAGTTGGTCGCGACGCTTGCGGCGCGGGAGAGCAAGCAGCAGGGAGTGGCGTAA
- the murG gene encoding undecaprenyldiphospho-muramoylpentapeptide beta-N-acetylglucosaminyltransferase, giving the protein MRVILAGGGTGGHVIPALAIAQELKSQFAAEVIFIGTSRGIETRLVPQAGFELRLVEVGPLNRVSFARRLRTVSDLPRAILASRRILRAFRPDVAIGVGGYASGPAMLAAILRGVPTIAFEPNLMPGFANRRVARWVTAAAVQFEESCRWFGGGKCHVTGVPVRAAFFQVPPRGEAEGPSLLVFGGSQGAHAINRAICEALPELRRRVPELAITHQSGEREFETVRSAYAAQGVEADVRPYIEDMARAYDRADLLVCRSGASTVAEVAAAGRAAIFIPFPRAADDHQRRNAEALASKDAAVVLPESELTPARLAETIAGLFADRARLRQMSAAARALSRPDAARAIAQLAKNITANRRGR; this is encoded by the coding sequence ATGCGCGTGATCCTGGCGGGCGGCGGAACCGGCGGGCACGTCATCCCCGCGCTGGCCATTGCACAGGAACTCAAGTCGCAATTCGCGGCCGAAGTCATCTTCATCGGCACCTCGCGCGGCATCGAAACGCGTCTTGTCCCACAAGCCGGATTTGAGTTGCGGCTCGTCGAAGTTGGCCCGCTGAACAGGGTCAGTTTCGCGCGGCGCCTGCGGACAGTCTCCGACCTGCCGCGGGCGATACTGGCCTCGCGTCGCATCCTGCGCGCGTTCCGACCCGACGTGGCGATTGGCGTGGGCGGATACGCCTCTGGCCCCGCCATGCTGGCGGCGATCCTGCGCGGCGTTCCCACGATCGCCTTCGAGCCGAACCTCATGCCCGGCTTCGCCAATCGGCGCGTGGCGCGCTGGGTCACGGCGGCAGCGGTGCAGTTTGAAGAGAGCTGCCGCTGGTTCGGGGGCGGAAAGTGCCACGTGACTGGCGTCCCGGTGCGTGCGGCGTTTTTTCAGGTACCGCCTCGGGGCGAGGCGGAAGGGCCGTCGCTGCTGGTGTTCGGCGGCAGCCAGGGCGCGCACGCCATCAACAGGGCGATATGCGAGGCCCTGCCGGAACTGCGGCGCCGCGTGCCGGAGCTGGCGATCACGCACCAGAGCGGCGAGCGGGAATTCGAGACAGTGCGCTCGGCGTACGCGGCTCAGGGCGTGGAAGCCGACGTCCGTCCTTATATAGAGGACATGGCCAGGGCCTATGATCGCGCCGACCTGCTCGTGTGCCGCTCCGGAGCCAGCACGGTGGCCGAGGTCGCAGCGGCAGGGAGGGCGGCCATCTTCATTCCGTTTCCCCGGGCTGCCGACGACCACCAGCGGCGCAACGCCGAAGCGCTGGCGTCAAAGGATGCAGCGGTAGTGCTGCCTGAATCGGAGCTGACGCCGGCCCGCCTGGCCGAAACGATTGCCGGCCTGTTCGCCGATCGGGCGCGATTGCGACAAATGAGCGCCGCGGCGCGAGCGCTGTCGCGGCCCGATGCGGCGCGGGCGATTGCACAGCTCGCGAAAAACATAACGGCAAACCGCAGAGGACGCTGA
- the ftsW gene encoding putative lipid II flippase FtsW — MAKRVSVDKTLFAVTLMLVLVGLVMVFSASAVVAKERFGSPYTFFLRQLAWAVAGLTVMLLAMKVDYRQYKHPAVVFSSLAVTTVLLIGVFFLDRSHNTHRWFHLGSFSFQPSELAKPVIILFLAYFLETRTKSMDDWRATLLPAVAPSLLFAALIVKQPDLGTAMACIAITGAILYIAGMNWRYFAYSAVAGLPVLYLLIFRVGWRYQRILAFLDPYSDPQGRGFHIIQSLIAVSTGGVMGQGLMEGKQKLFYLPEPHTDFIFSVLAEEWGLVGSVVVVALFAVFMYRGVRAAVLTQDPFGRYLATGITAMVVVQAMFNISVVLGMLPTKGIPLPLVSYGGSSLFITLASIGVLLNITQHAD, encoded by the coding sequence ATGGCGAAACGGGTCAGCGTCGACAAAACGTTGTTTGCCGTCACCCTCATGCTGGTGCTGGTGGGGCTGGTGATGGTGTTCAGCGCCTCGGCGGTGGTGGCCAAGGAGCGCTTCGGTTCGCCGTACACGTTTTTCCTGCGCCAGCTGGCATGGGCCGTCGCCGGGCTGACGGTGATGTTGCTGGCGATGAAGGTGGATTACCGCCAGTACAAGCACCCGGCGGTTGTCTTTTCGTCGCTGGCGGTCACGACGGTGCTGCTGATCGGCGTCTTTTTCCTCGATCGCTCGCACAACACGCACCGGTGGTTCCACCTGGGCAGCTTCTCGTTCCAGCCGTCGGAACTGGCCAAGCCGGTCATCATTTTATTTCTCGCGTATTTCCTCGAGACGCGGACCAAGTCGATGGACGACTGGCGCGCGACGCTGCTGCCCGCGGTGGCGCCGAGCCTGCTGTTTGCCGCGCTCATCGTGAAGCAGCCGGACCTGGGCACGGCCATGGCATGCATCGCCATCACGGGCGCGATCCTTTATATCGCTGGCATGAACTGGCGCTACTTCGCTTATTCGGCGGTAGCGGGCCTTCCCGTGCTGTATCTGCTGATCTTCCGCGTGGGCTGGCGTTACCAGCGGATTCTCGCCTTCCTGGATCCTTACTCGGACCCGCAGGGACGCGGCTTTCACATCATTCAGTCGCTGATCGCGGTGTCGACCGGCGGCGTGATGGGACAGGGACTGATGGAAGGAAAGCAGAAACTCTTCTATCTGCCGGAGCCGCACACGGACTTCATCTTCTCCGTGCTGGCGGAAGAGTGGGGGCTGGTGGGCAGCGTGGTCGTGGTCGCGCTGTTCGCCGTGTTCATGTATCGCGGCGTGCGCGCGGCCGTGCTCACGCAGGACCCATTCGGACGTTATCTAGCCACCGGCATTACGGCGATGGTGGTGGTGCAGGCCATGTTCAACATCAGCGTGGTGCTGGGCATGCTGCCGACGAAGGGAATTCCGCTGCCGCTGGTCTCGTATGGCGGTTCATCGTTGTTTATTACGCTGGCGTCCATCGGGGTGCTGCTGAACATCACCCAGCACGCGGACTGA